A region from the Bombyx mori chromosome 15, ASM3026992v2 genome encodes:
- the LOC101739645 gene encoding phosphoglycerate kinase, with protein MALNKLSIDALNLTGKRVLMRVDFNVPLKEGVITNNQRIVAALDSVKYALDKGAKSVVLMSHLGRPDGQVNLKYTLKPVAEELKKLLNKDVTFLNDCIGPEVETACANPSAGSIILLENLRFHIEEEGKGVDASGAKVKADPEKVKAFRASLRKLGDVYINDAFGTAHRAHSSMVGEGFEQRASGFLLKKELQYFAKALHEPERPFLAILGGAKVADKILLIENLLDKVNEMIIGGGMAYTFLKETKGMPIGNSLYDAEGAKIVTKLLEKAEKNNVKVHLPVDFVTADKFDENASVGEANVETGIPDGWMGLDVGPKSRELFADPIARAKVIVWNGPAGVFEFEKFAGGTRAIMDGVVKATSNGTVTIIGGGDTATCCAKWGTEDKVSHVSTGGGASLELLEGKVLPGVAALSDA; from the exons ATGGCTTTAAACAAATTAAGTATTGATGCACTTAACTTAACCGGCAAAAGAGTTCTAATGCG TGTGGATTTCAATGTACCGCTTAAAGAAGGAGTGATTACAAACAACCAGCGCATTGTAGCTGCCTTAGATTCCGTTAAATATGCTTTGGATAAAGGCGCTAAATCAGTTGTACTTATGTCGCATTTGGGTAGACCGGATGGCCAGGTAAATCTCAAGTACACCCTCAAACCAGTCGCTGAAGAGCTAAAAAAATTGCTGAACAA GGATGTGACATTTTTGAATGACTGCATAGGCCCGGAGGTTGAAACAGCATGTGCTAATCCTTCAGCTGGTTCAATTATCCTACTGGAGAATCTTCGCTTCCACATTGAAGAGGAAGGCAAAGGTGTAGATGCTTCAGGTGCTAAAGTGAAGGCTGATCCAGAAAAAGTTAAAGCCTTTAGGGCAAGCTTGAGAAAACTTGGTGATGTCTATATTAATGATGCTTTTG GTACTGCACATAGAGCGCACAGTTCAATGGTGGGAGAAGGTTTTGAGCAGAGGGCCAGTGGTTTCTTACTAAAGAAAGAGCTTCAATACTTTGCCAAAGCTTTACATGAACCTGAGAG GCCCTTCCTGGCTATCCTTGGTGGAGCTAAAGTAGCAGACAAAATCTTACTTATAGAGAACCTGCTtgataaagtaaatgaaatgataATTGGAGGGGGTATGGCATACACATTCTTGAAGGAAACCAAAGGAATGCCA ATTGGTAATTCCCTGTATGACGCTGAGGGAGCTAAAATTGTGACAAAACTATTGGAAAAAGCTGAGAAAAACAATGTTAAAGTTCACCTGCCTGTTGATTTTGTGACAGCTGATAAATTTGATGAAAATGCCTCG GTGGGAGAAGCTAATGTTGAAACCGGAATTCCTGATGGATGGATGGGACTCGATGTTGGACCGAAATCACGAGAGCTCTTCGCAGATCCTATTGCCAGAGCTAAAGTTATTGTGTGGAATGG acctGCTGGCGTGTTTGAGTTTGAGAAATTCGCAGGTGGAACCCGAGCCATCATGGATGGTGTCGTAAAGGCTACATCCAATGGAACCGTCACAATCATTG gtGGTGGTGATACTGCAACGTGTTGCGCCAAGTGGGGAACAGAGGACAAGGTCTCGCACGTCTCTACTGGCGGTGGAGCTTCTCTGGAGTTACTCgaag GAAAAGTGCTTCCCGGTGTTGCCGCTCTTTCAGATgcataa